AATTTCCTTTACTATATGGAGTTATAATTATACTGCGAAAGGGAATAAGAATATTATTAAGCTAAATGATTACACCGGTTTAAAGTCCGAGGAGTTGAACATAAACTGGAATATCCCCTTTGAGGAATTAGACAAGAAAGTTCTAAAAGTATTAAAGGGTTCTAAAAAAGTTTTGTTTAATAATTCACGAGGTGATATTAGGGATACGATACCAGAAATTTTAAATTCACGAACGAACCAAAATGAGCGACAACAAATGTATGATTTCAAACGAAGCCCAACTAAGACTGAACTTGAATCTAAATCTATTTTTGGCGGCTTACCATTAAAAGATAATAGACGTGGAAATATAAAAACATACGGTTCACACGATGGTCAATTTATTGGAATGATGGATGATGGCACACCTACAAGAGTAAATCAAGATAAATATAATAGAATGTCTAACTTGTCGGATCGAGTTTGGTTTCGTTTAGACAATGATCTAAAAAGCTGTAATAAAACAAGGCTCACAAATTCACCGACTGATAAATATAGCTATTGTGCTTATGATTTAAAATCTGCGCATTCATTATTTTCATGGTTTGCCTTAACGAAGGCGATTAATGGACGTTATCCAATTTGGGCAAACCAATTTGATATATGGGCATCGCAAATTCCAAAGACGAGGGAAAAGTATTTTTACTCTCTCTGTTTTGCTTTTGGACTTTCTGAAAATAGATGCATAGTTACGAAATTTGAAAAAGATAATCCGGTTAAAGGAGTACCAGAAGTATATGTAGATAATCCGCTCTGTCCAACAAATCCAGAATCGTTTTGGTCAACTACTCTAGCAAGTTCCATTGATTCAAAATGTAAAAATGCACATGAACTAATTTCACTCATTACAGAATTGTATAAGGTTTGGAATTTAGAGTATTGCAAAGGTTCTAAAATCGAAAATGTTGGACTTGATAAAGAATCATATTTTAAGTTCTTCGAATACTCTGACTTTGTAACGCCTTATTCAGGACTCATTCAAATTGAAAAATATGCTGAAATTCATAATGCAGAAAAATTATTATCTATATTTAAAAATATTATAGATAAAACAAAAAATGTAAAAGAAGAAATTTATCAATTAATAGTAAATGAGTTTAAATATTTTGATTAAAAGTAATTGAGGATGCGCTAGATTACTCCCGACATCGTGTCGGGACTGGTTTTAGTTGAGCGTAAGTTTATCATTGGTTCGCTCGTGTTTAAAACTGAAACTAACTGCGAGTATCCACTGCGAGAGTGAACTAAATCGGATGCTGTTCACTCTCTTGCTCCAAGCCGGCTTAGTTGTATTAGTCAAACTTTGTAGTATATTTGTTGAACTCACGCAAGTCCAGTGCCTTCGTCCGCCCGCGATGCCCCAAAACTTTTTCTTTAGGAAAAAGTTTTAATGGTCACAAAACTTGCAAGAGAATAATGCAAGTTTTGCGCCTCCCTTCCGCTTCGCCCCTCAACTTTTTCTTGTGGAAAAAGTTGAATATCCTGCCGCTTCGCCCCCAAATTATTTCTTATGGAAATAATTTGAAGTCACGGGACTTGCTAGGGCAAACGCATTAAAAAAGAGACTTGTACAACTGGATGGAAAGAAAATATTGTTATGAATGAACGAACAGTTAAACATATACGAGCATTTTAATGAGCTAATTGATCCGCGAATAGAGCGAGGAAGAAAGCACTTACTAGTAGATATAATATTTGTAGCAATTGTTTCCATCATAAGTGGTGCGGATGATTGGAACGAAATAGAAATATTTGGTAATTTGAAAATAGAATGGTTTAGGAAATTCATAAGGCTCGAAAATGGAATTCCATCGCATGACACATTCAATAGAGTCTTTTCGTTATTAGACCCTAAAAAATTTTCTGAGTTGGCATTGGAAATATTCAATCCGAATATCGTAGAAGGTTTAGATTTAATTTCAATAGATGGGAAAACTGAAAGACGTTCGATCGATAAAAAGAACAATAAATTTCCAATTCACATTGTAAGTGCGTGGTCAAGTAGAAATGGAATTTCACTTGGACAAATAAAAGTAAATGAGAAAAGTAATGAAATTACGGCGATACCTGAATTGCTATCTCAGATAAAAGTGAAGAATAGCATTGTATATATTGACGCAATGGGCTGTCAGAAAAAGATTACTGAAAAGATTATAGAGCAAAAAGGCGATTATGCGATAGCCTTGAAGGAGAATCAACCGACAGTGTATAAAGAGGTTTTGAATTATTTTGAGCAACAATTGCTTTCTGGATTTGAAAGGGTAAATGTCGGTTATTCAATGACAGAGCAAAAAGGACATGGTCGAATTGAAAAAAGAGAATACTGGCTATTATCCGAAATTGATTGGATTTCTAAGAAAAACGAATGGACTGGATAAAAAAGTGTAGGGATGGTTCGTTCAGAGCGAGAATACCAAGGGAAAAAATCTATCGAGTCTCGATATTTTATTTCTACTTTAACTAACCCTGAACTTTTTCAGAAATCTGTAAGAACTCATTGGCAAATTGAAAACTCTTGTCACTGGATTTTAGATGTCGTTTTTCGAGAAGACGATAGTCGAATTCGTGCTGGCTACGCTGCCGAAAATTTTTCCATCATCAGAAAAATTGCTCTAAACTTTTTGAAAAACGATACCACTTTTAAGAATGGTGTAAAAGCAAAACGACGTGCCGCAGGATGGGATGATAAATATCGTAGCAAAATCATAGGTTTCTAAATGCGTTTGCCCTGGCTACCTAGTCAAATGACCATTCAGAAACACAATGACGATAAAGTAAAAGTTTATCAATTCATTGACAAGTGGGCTAATCTACCGTGATTTGCTCGATTTGATAAGGAGCTGAATGAGTTCGCAAATCCACTTGACAATTTTGAAAGAGGGGTAAACAGTAAAGTTATGAAATTTGCTGACCCAAAAAACGATGTCGCATTCCGAAAAATCTTTGGAAATGAAGCTAAAAAAGTTATTCTGATCTCCTTTCTAAATTCCATTTTAGGTTTAGAAGGAGACAGAATAATTATTGAATTATATTTTCGTAATACTTTTCAACTTCCGAGAGTAGCCGGACTCAAATCATCCATCATTGATGTAAATGTAAAAGACCAATCTGGAACGACTTATATAGTAGAAATGCAGCTTAGTGAAGTTGTTAGCTTTGATAAACGAGTTCAATATTATGTTTCCAAGGAATACTCTTCCCAGATAGAAAAAGGAGATGATTATTCTAAACTTACTCCAGTAGTTTTAGTAGGCGTATTGGAATTTGATTACTTTAAGGGTAATAACTATTTGACTCGTCACGTAATTTTGAACGTAGAGACTTTAGAAAATGAGTTAAAAGATATTAACTTTAATTTTATTGAGTTACCTAAATTCAAGAAAGAATTAAATGAGTGTAAGACTCTAGCTGACAAATGGATTTATTTTATTAAGAATGCAGAAAACTTAGAGGTGATTCCGCCTGACGTTACAGATGAAGGACTAAAAGAAGCCTATACAGAATCAGACAAACATAACTGGACTAAGGATGAATTGGCTAGTTATGATTACTATTTAATGAGAGAACAAGATGAAAGGGGTAGAGTGGAATTAGCCGAGAAAAGAGAAAAAGAAAAAGCAGAAAAAGAAATAGCAAAGAAATTAAAGCTTGCCGGAGTTGCTTTAGAAATAATTTCTAGTTCAACTGGATTAAGTATAGAAGTTATTGAGAAGCTATGACTTATTAGCCTCGACATCGTGTCTCGACTGGTTCTAGATATTCAACGGGGTGGAAACATCGCCTAACTGCGAGTATCCACTTCGAGAGTGGACTATATCGGAAGCTGTCCACTCTCTCGCTCCAAGCCGGCTAAGTCGTATTAGTCACACTTTGTAGTATTTTTGTTGAACTTACGCAAGTCCAGTGCCTTCACAACTGTCACGAAACTTGCAGAAAAGAGCAAGTTTGCGTGCCATCCGTCCTGCCGCTTCGCCCCCAAATTTTTTCTTATGGAAAAAATTTGAAGTCACAGGACATTGCTAGTAATTGGTCGGCTTGGAGACATTGAGAAAATGGAAAGAAAAATGCTTGGGGCATTTTCTTCCCATTTTCTCAACATCGGATACTCTTAACGTTATGTGCCATGCCACTGACTTTGTCGTTTCAGGATAATTTTTTAGAAAAGAATTTAAAAGAGATTTGGGTTTTTTGGGATTCGTTGCCGTACGTTTAAATGATAAAAATAAATTTTAGAAGTAAAGAATATTGGAAAAAGAAATAGAAAATCAAAGTGTCCTAAGACTGGAATTTTAACGGCTTAGAAGAAAAATAAAAAAAAGAGAGGAGTAAGTAGGGCTTGCTGAAAAAATCAAATTTCAGCAAGTTTTTGCCTTTTATCCAGTTTTATAAATGAGAAAAGTTGAAATAAAAAATTAGACAAAAGAAGTCTTAACTTCTTTTCCAAATTCATGATAAGAATGATAACGCCAACGACTGATTTGGCTGTAACATCAAGTTTTGCCATTATCCGCGCGAGGTTGTAGCGTCTTTTGGCTTCTCCAAATTTTCCTTCTATTGCATTTCGTATCGATTTGCTCGGATGCTGTTCATTAGTTAATTCTTCAGGCATCATTCCTAAAGTCATTTTTATTCCATGCTCTTTACAAAAAGATTTATTATCTCTGTTGTGATAAATTTTATCAGCAGCAATTACTTTTGGATAAACCCCATGAATTTCAAAATAATGCTTAACATGATCTTTTAGCAAAGTAGACTCATTAAAATTTTCCCACGAATGTTTTTCTAATCTTGAAAAACCATCTTTCAAAGAAAGAGTAATCTTTGCTCCAAACTCGACATTCGCAGATGCTTTCCCTCTAACGATTGGTCTTATATGTGGTTGAGATATGCTTACAATTCGAAAATCGGTTCTATGTATTTTTTTATCAAACATTTCTTTTTGTTGTCTATATAATTCTTTTATTACGAGTAAGTTTTTGTATTCTTTCTTCTTTAAACAGTGCAGTATATTTGGATTATCCTCTATCAGTTTTGTTAAATGTTTAATATCTCTAGAAACGAATTGAAGCTGATTTTTCAAGGCTTTTCGCACTACTTTCATTTTTGGTTTTTTCTGACCAATGAAATATCTGTCGGATAACGGATATCTGCCGGTGCACAACTGGCATCAAACATTAAAACTCCATCATTCTCTTTTTCTTTCGTAGTTTTCTTGTCTTGCTCGGGAAAATCTTTTTTTCCATCTTCCTCCATATCCTTCGATTTCTTTGATGCAATTACTAAATCATTAATTTCAGCCATCATGTCCAAATTAATCCTCTTGCGAAAATGAACCATCATCGAAGAATCAAATGGCGGAGTATTCTGATATTCCTTAAATCCCAAGAAATATTGTAAATACGGATTCTCGCTTATTTGCGTAACTGTCTCCTCATCCGAAATGCCTAACCTCTCTTTGATTATCAATGCGCCTATCGCTATGCGAAGCCGGATTGCAGGCGCTCCCTTTTTTTCCGAAAACTTCTTGGAATATTTATCTTCTATATCATCCCAAGGTATTATTTTCGAAAGCTTCACCCAACGATTTGACTTATCTAATTTCCCATTGAACGGTAAATGAAAATTCTCAAACTCGAGCTGATCTTTAGATTCTTTGATATACACTCTATTATCCCCTCACGTGCAAGCCTTTCAGCTCTTTTCGCACAAAAGCCTTGCACCTTTTTGAATCTAATTATTATTTTGTCACTGATTTTTCAGGCTTTTTGCTTTTTTCAGTAAGACCTAAGTAAAAAAATATAGTTCAAAGAAATTTTTCGAAATATAGATATTCACCTGAGTCAATTGCAAAGAAAAGCAATGAATGTATGGAATGAGTAGCTTTTTCTTTCTAGCACAATCAACTAACCGATTTATTTAACTAGCAGACAGTTGATGTTTGGTTTTGAATTTTAGAACTTAACTCGATCTTCATTTTTTCGAGAATCTCTTTTATATAAAAAAGCGGAATTCTTTCTTGCTCTAAACGATTATTTTTTTCAAGCGAGTTAATATATTCAAATAAATATGTTTCTTCTGGATACAATTTGCTTGGCACATAATCTATAGGCTTATTCAAATCAGTAGCAAGATGCGAGAATGTTTCGTAAGTCTCTTTATTCATTAAAAAAGACTTCACAGAAATGGAAGGAAAATATTCTCGAAACTTGGATAATATGTCGAATCCATGTGAATCCAGATCGCCCCAATAATAAAATGTTTTCGATTTTAAATTTTCTAATTTTCCTATATTGACTACATTATATCCCGATCCTACAACAATAAGAGAATTTTCTAGTTTGGGAAAAGCTAAAAAATTGATTTGA
This sequence is a window from Leptospiraceae bacterium. Protein-coding genes within it:
- a CDS encoding ISAs1 family transposase; its protein translation is MNEQLNIYEHFNELIDPRIERGRKHLLVDIIFVAIVSIISGADDWNEIEIFGNLKIEWFRKFIRLENGIPSHDTFNRVFSLLDPKKFSELALEIFNPNIVEGLDLISIDGKTERRSIDKKNNKFPIHIVSAWSSRNGISLGQIKVNEKSNEITAIPELLSQIKVKNSIVYIDAMGCQKKITEKIIEQKGDYAIALKENQPTVYKEVLNYFEQQLLSGFERVNVGYSMTEQKGHGRIEKREYWLLSEIDWISKKNEWTG
- a CDS encoding transposase, with amino-acid sequence MKVVRKALKNQLQFVSRDIKHLTKLIEDNPNILHCLKKKEYKNLLVIKELYRQQKEMFDKKIHRTDFRIVSISQPHIRPIVRGKASANVEFGAKITLSLKDGFSRLEKHSWENFNESTLLKDHVKHYFEIHGVYPKVIAADKIYHNRDNKSFCKEHGIKMTLGMMPEELTNEQHPSKSIRNAIEGKFGEAKRRYNLARIMAKLDVTAKSVVGVIILIMNLEKKLRLLLSNFLFQLFSFIKLDKRQKLAEI
- a CDS encoding ISAs1 family transposase, which translates into the protein MVRSEREYQGKKSIESRYFISTLTNPELFQKSVRTHWQIENSCHWILDVVFREDDSRIRAGYAAENFSIIRKIALNFLKNDTTFKNGVKAKRRAAGWDDKYRSKIIGF
- a CDS encoding transposase — encoded protein: MYIKESKDQLEFENFHLPFNGKLDKSNRWVKLSKIIPWDDIEDKYSKKFSEKKGAPAIRLRIAIGALIIKERLGISDEETVTQISENPYLQYFLGFKEYQNTPPFDSSMMVHFRKRINLDMMAEINDLVIASKKSKDMEEDGKKDFPEQDKKTTKEKENDGVLMFDASCAPADIRYPTDISLVRKNQK
- a CDS encoding Rpn family recombination-promoting nuclease/putative transposase, which gives rise to MKFADPKNDVAFRKIFGNEAKKVILISFLNSILGLEGDRIIIELYFRNTFQLPRVAGLKSSIIDVNVKDQSGTTYIVEMQLSEVVSFDKRVQYYVSKEYSSQIEKGDDYSKLTPVVLVGVLEFDYFKGNNYLTRHVILNVETLENELKDINFNFIELPKFKKELNECKTLADKWIYFIKNAENLEVIPPDVTDEGLKEAYTESDKHNWTKDELASYDYYLMREQDERGRVELAEKREKEKAEKEIAKKLKLAGVALEIISSSTGLSIEVIEKL